The Candidatus Bathyarchaeota archaeon region GAGGAAGAATCGGATCATCCGTTTCTTAGAGTCTAACGCTCAAAACATAGCCTTAGCTATCCACGTTCTCGACATATCCACGTTCCTAGAAATATCATGGCGTTTGGAAAAGAAGGGGATAATCTCGATAGATGTTGAGATGATCCAGTTTCTAGCTAAGACGTTACGTGAGTTTCCCTTGGTGGCGGCTAACAAAATAGATAAGACCGACAAGAAGGAAATAGATGCTAACCTAAAAGAGTTCATGCACAGGATCAGCAACGGACATATCTCAGCTGTTGCGGATAAAGTGTTCCCAGTGAGTGCAAAGACTGGAGAAGGATTAAGCGCCTTAAAGAGCGCGATTCACGAGAAGTTGGTAGCAAAGGGGTATAGAACGCCGTTTAAAGTGCGATGAATTCGAGCTTTAGTAATATCGTAGAATCTTGGAGTATACTCTGCGGTTATCTTGTAAATAACAATAATTTGCGCGCGCACATTTTTTTCATGAATTCCGCAAAGCCCTTCTTCATCCATATATATTACATCCCAGAAACCAATAATCTAACATATTCTCGGTATTGGATCACCTACTGGTGTCGGTAAAATTCGTCTGCCTCCAACTACTGTTTCCATAGCTACCAAGTTAAACTCGTCAGTGGTCTTACCTATAATCTCTGCATCTTTTCCTTCTTCAGTAGCTTTCAACGCCTCTAAAACTTTTTCAGCCATCTTTTCCACAACCCCAATGATCACTTTTCCTTCATTTCCAACTTCCAACGGGTCAATTCCCAACATCTCGCATGCTGCCTGCACATCTTTCCGAATCGGAATCTTATCCTCATGCACCAGAATTCCTACACTTGCTTTCTTACTCCACTCATTCAAAGCGTTCGTCAACCCTCCTCGGGTGGGGTCCTTCATGGATACAATGCCTCCAACATCTAACACCTCTCCAATCATATGATTCAAAGGCTTAACATCTGACATG contains the following coding sequences:
- the engB gene encoding GTP-binding protein EngB, encoding MKGISKSGSFPIIISMLEEYLVFTGRPNAGKSSIIREIVGLDVVTGKRPGTTRNISKYPLNSSLVLVDMPGFGRIMGISKRLENMRKNRIIRFLESNAQNIALAIHVLDISTFLEISWRLEKKGIISIDVEMIQFLAKTLREFPLVAANKIDKTDKKEIDANLKEFMHRISNGHISAVADKVFPVSAKTGEGLSALKSAIHEKLVAKGYRTPFKVR